Below is a genomic region from Desulfovibrio intestinalis.
GTGCCTAGGGCTCTTGACGACACCCGGCCCTTGGTTAAACTATTAGTTGGGAGTATGCGAATCCGGTCGCCGGTCGCAAATCTGTTTCAGTGACGGCCAAAAGCCGTTCTTTATTTCTATTGAAGGAGCATATGTGAGCGAGGCAAACAGCACGGGCGTGAAGGAACACGACATCCGCCCCTATTTTGATATGGAAGGTTTTTTGGTCATGAGCCAAGAAACCCGCCTTGGGGGCGCAGTTCTGGAACGTTTGATCGAATTGTGGGGGCAGTGGTTGCCGCAACTCAAAGTGCGTGAAATCACCACCGGAAAAATTTCGTATCTGGCAATATGGCTTCCAGAAGAAGTGGAAGTGGAAGTGGACGAGGCTTGGGGAAAGTCTGCGTCTGACGGGTTCATGATAAACAATCTGGCGCAATTCATGTGCATGAACGCAGTACAGACCATACTTCCCCAGGTGGAGGACGCAGGCTGTGCACCTTCGCCCAGGCCTACAGAAGCGCTGAGAACCGCTTTGGCTGATCTTGGACTTGAATATAAGCCCGGTGGAACGTTACTGGCCCGCCGCTATGCGGTTGTGACGCATTTTCCATTTCGGGGTGGCTGTGAAATCTGCCATCTTCAGGCTCAGTGCCCCAAGGGGCAGGGACAGGCAGAGAGCGCCAGCATCCTTTTGCCGGGCTATGAGCACGGCACAGATGAAGGTACTCCCAATTAAGAAAAAGCCTATTGGGCGCTGTCTATTCAGGCTGCGCCCAATGGCTGTTAGCGTCCTTCCATAACAAGGGTTCGCGTTGCACCAGAAGGGGTGCGTACGACCAGTTCCACGGTACGCGCATTTCGCGCAACGCTTTCAACAAGACAAGTTTCAATGGTGTCGGAATCGTAATTACGAACATCCACTGCGTCGCCCTGTGAAGGCACACGATCGGGGGTTACTTCCACCAAGTCTGAGGAGGCAGCGTCAAAACCGTCCCAAGCCCGGGCATCCGGGGGGGCGAACAAGGCAAAACTCAGGATGACCGCGAGGGTCGCTCCTATAAGCAGGTGTTTCATGCAGGCAGATGTAAATCCATTTTCGCTTCTTGGCAACAGGGGAGACGTTACGGAATCGGACAACGTCATGAAAAAAAACGGTCCGAACCCCGACGAGCACGGTTTGTCTCGCCTTGTGGACAGCCACGGACGTATTGTTCGCTATTTGCGGCTTTCCATTACTGACCGTTGCAATCTTCGCTGTATTTACTGCTGTAGCAATGCCCGGCAGACCTGCATTCCTCATCCACAGGTTCTTCGGTATGAAGAAATGGCCCGCATGGTGGGCATCATGGCCCGCATGGGAGTGGTCAAGGTTCGTTTGACGGGTGGAGAGCCATTTGCTCGCAAGGGATGCGACGATTTTTTGTTTATGCTGCATAAGCGCTTTCCAGACCTGGATCTCCGCCTTACGACCAACGGAACTTTACTGGAACCGCATATTCCCTTGTTGCAACAAGTTGGCGTCAAAGTCGTCAATATGTCGCTGGACAGCTTTGACCGGGATACCTTTGCCCGTGTAACCGGGCGCGACATGCTGCCCGCCGTGTTGGCCTCACTGGACAAATTACTTGCAGCAGGCATCAAGGTCAAAATCAACGCTGTGGCCATGCGCGGCATCAATGACGGTCAAATGGACGATTTTGTCCACGCGGCCCGCAGCATGCCCGTCGATTTGCGTTTCATAGAGTTTATGCCAATGGGGAGTGGAACTCTTTGGAATGAAAACACCTTTTGGCCTGCTTCAGAAATTCGCGCTGAAGCTGAGAAGAGAATCCGCCTTCTGCCTGTGCGCGATGATTTGGCAGAGGCCGGGCCTGCCCGTATGTTTGCAGTTGCGGGCGGTCAGGGGCGACTTGGCTTTATTACAGCAGTTAGCTGCCATTTTTGTGGATCGTGCAATCGGCTTCGGATTACCAGTGACGGCAATCTTCGTACCTGCCTTTTTGACGACAAAGAATACGGTTTGCGCGATATGCTGCGTAATACCACTGTAACTGATGCCCAAATCGGGCAAATTTTAAGTCAGGCCTGTGCTGAAAAACCTATTGGCGCAGAGCTGTTGGCCAGTCGAACCAAAGAGGCCGTTGCGAGTAAGCAGATGGTAGGTATCGGCGGTTAGTTGCCCAGTCATGCGGTATTTGAAAGTTCAGGTTGTTCCGTGTAGGCTTGTTAAAATTGAAACCACGGATGTTTTCAATGCTGAGCAATTTTTTGTCACCGATGAACTTATGTTTTCATCAGGGGCAGTGGTATTGAAAAACGAAAATAAGCTCTGCCATTACAGCAGAATCGCCCGTCATTAGAATCGCCCGTCATTAAAAGGACTATTTTTTTGAGGCAGGGGCATAGCAGCCAGCAGTAGCATAGCAATTTGCATCATCAGCAGTACTTTTCAGACCTGCAAGGGAATTCATGATAGCCTATCTGGAAGGCCGTTTGGCCGAAACATGGGGTAATGCCTGTCTGCTTGTCACAGAAAGCGGCGTTGGCTACGAAGTGGCTCTGCCCGCGCACACGTTATCAGGTTTGCCAGGCAGGGGAGAGCACCTCGCCTTGTATACCAGCCTTGCAGTGCGTGAAGATGCTCTGGAACTTTTCGGTTTCTCTACCTTTGAAGAACGGCAAACCTTTGAAGTGCTGGTTTCCATCTCCAAAGTGGGGGCACGCACGGCCTTGTCCATTCTGTCCATTTACAGGCCCGACGATTTGCGCCGTATAGTGTTTGAAGACGACGTGATGGCGCTTACGCGTGTATCAGGAATCGGCAAAAAAACAGCTCAGCATGTTTTTTTGGAGTTAAAGTATAAACTTAAGGTCGATGAAGCTCCGCAAACTGCTGTTCTGGCTGCAACTGGACAAAAGCCCGGTTCGGTGTTCCGTGACGTACTTGATGGCCTGGCCAACCTGGGCTATGCCGAGGACGAGTGCGCTCCCATGGTCAAAAAACTCATACTCGAAGAGCCTGATCTTGACGTGACAGGCGCACTAAGGGCCGCGTTAAAAGCGCTGGCCAGAGGGAGATCCTGATGTCGGACCTCTGTCAGCCCCAGTGCGCTACTATTGACGATAGCGTGCGCCCGCGTAGCCTGGATGATTTTATTGGTCAGGATGACCTGCGGGCCAATCTCCGCGTGTTTCTTGATGCCGCCCGTGAGCGTGGCAAGGCGCTTGATCATACGCTTTTTTACGGTAATCCCGGCTTGGGAAAGACAACGCTGGCCCAGATTATGGCTGCGGAACTTGGTGTCAATCTGGTCTGCACCTCTGGCCCCGTGCTGGAGCGTAGTGGCGATTTGGCCGCCATCCTTACCAATCTGGGGCGCCACGATATTCTTTTCGTGGACGAAATTCACCGTATGCCCATCGCAGTGGAAGAAGTTCTTTACCCCGCTATGGAAGATTTCAAACTCGACCTTGTTATCGGTCAGGGGCCAGCAGCCAGAACTGTCAAAATTGATCTTGAGCCCTTCACGTTGGCAGGGGCCACTACTCGCATGGGGCTTATTTCGTCTCCGCTGCGCGACCGGTTTGGTATTGTGGCCCGGCTTGAGTATTACAGCCCCGCCGATCTCGCCCGCGTGGTGCAGCGTACCGCCCGTATTCTTGATGTGGCTATCACGCCTGAAGGAGCAGAAGAAATTGGCCGCCGATCCCGTGGCACACCGCGTATTGCCAATCGGCTGCTGCGTCGCGTGCGGGATTTTGCCCTG
It encodes:
- a CDS encoding DUF5334 domain-containing protein — protein: MKHLLIGATLAVILSFALFAPPDARAWDGFDAASSDLVEVTPDRVPSQGDAVDVRNYDSDTIETCLVESVARNARTVELVVRTPSGATRTLVMEGR
- the moaA gene encoding GTP 3',8-cyclase MoaA — encoded protein: MKKNGPNPDEHGLSRLVDSHGRIVRYLRLSITDRCNLRCIYCCSNARQTCIPHPQVLRYEEMARMVGIMARMGVVKVRLTGGEPFARKGCDDFLFMLHKRFPDLDLRLTTNGTLLEPHIPLLQQVGVKVVNMSLDSFDRDTFARVTGRDMLPAVLASLDKLLAAGIKVKINAVAMRGINDGQMDDFVHAARSMPVDLRFIEFMPMGSGTLWNENTFWPASEIRAEAEKRIRLLPVRDDLAEAGPARMFAVAGGQGRLGFITAVSCHFCGSCNRLRITSDGNLRTCLFDDKEYGLRDMLRNTTVTDAQIGQILSQACAEKPIGAELLASRTKEAVASKQMVGIGG
- the ruvA gene encoding Holliday junction branch migration protein RuvA codes for the protein MIAYLEGRLAETWGNACLLVTESGVGYEVALPAHTLSGLPGRGEHLALYTSLAVREDALELFGFSTFEERQTFEVLVSISKVGARTALSILSIYRPDDLRRIVFEDDVMALTRVSGIGKKTAQHVFLELKYKLKVDEAPQTAVLAATGQKPGSVFRDVLDGLANLGYAEDECAPMVKKLILEEPDLDVTGALRAALKALARGRS
- the ruvB gene encoding Holliday junction branch migration DNA helicase RuvB, whose protein sequence is MSDLCQPQCATIDDSVRPRSLDDFIGQDDLRANLRVFLDAARERGKALDHTLFYGNPGLGKTTLAQIMAAELGVNLVCTSGPVLERSGDLAAILTNLGRHDILFVDEIHRMPIAVEEVLYPAMEDFKLDLVIGQGPAARTVKIDLEPFTLAGATTRMGLISSPLRDRFGIVARLEYYSPADLARVVQRTARILDVAITPEGAEEIGRRSRGTPRIANRLLRRVRDFALVHGNGQVTGNEASVALKRMDVDEQGLDQMDRKLLEVLIKHYDGGPVGIKTLAVACSEEVRTIEDIYEPYLIQCGFLKRTPRGRMATARAYTHLKLLLS